The following coding sequences lie in one Desulfocurvibacter africanus subsp. africanus DSM 2603 genomic window:
- a CDS encoding PD-(D/E)XK nuclease family protein, whose amino-acid sequence MNPVVLIPWQEHFIHRLRDYLLETFGQGLRDSVIVFPHARPARYLTLALAEAAGGKAVILPRMLSESEWVHQLHARLHRLPARQPGQLDRVGLLYEVIEQQHATGQGLLSRMPMDRKALFPWCLRLAELIEEFLRAGRRPEDLPGMEDEVQPWAAALLERLSGIFDTYLRIMEERNLATPGMESWRVAQRADEAASLLAQSRAPVVLAGFYALPGAHERIFRSVWRRGLATLVWHTDPALAEGKCGHWSAQAHADLLKRWGVRAELYPAAADEEQPASIRFHQGFDLHSQLTALRDELQENQDAEETTDTAVIIPDEGMLVPVLHHLPDRDVNVTMGYPLTRTSLYDLLETVLRLQETSEGPGRYYWREVINLLRHPYLKMLRLDEREPLRLAFHAMEEEVRRGEKYLDPLALPVPDTAYPEGLEPEAVEDLRQEVLHACLTAFENVETLAGLASALRGLLSILRTYGSDLWRIFLIDAECLDRVLRGVIPELESSTISEQSLPRDTIFSLLRRYAREKRVAFEADPITGLQVMGFLETRLLNFRKLYVLDATEEKIPGAPAGDPLLPDPLRHRLGLPNSRERDYVSAYTFYRLVRASKQTLILYQSGVQPGGILDGKALRSRFIEQLLWEEERKSGRIIKPGQPPLSVSLPTVRPLTLHGHGLAKAEALQDRLLGRLQGKVSSSLLDCYLGCPLRFFYQYLTPLKAVEEVGEDGDPMELGNLVHEVLREFLLPYKGRPLPAGALDPAALSGLFLERLRQAPFYLQLGQDGRLSLERTGPHRMALFARGTPETLIRELELPVRASFSLDGREYLLEGRLDRVDEREGGDVILDYKTGSPPSPSQALFLDEELWTRMDSWRSGSDPQLLGELSAAVGSLQMPTYLYLYNQISGRTASEAAWVSLRDTGGERRFFPAAMGPEARLEFISSRVPRLLAFCLRHMTNEETIKARPSRRCAWCPYSAACDSPHRGGYK is encoded by the coding sequence ATGAATCCGGTCGTGCTCATTCCCTGGCAGGAGCATTTCATCCACCGCCTGCGCGATTACCTGCTGGAAACCTTTGGCCAGGGGCTCAGGGACTCGGTAATCGTCTTCCCCCATGCGCGTCCCGCAAGATACCTGACTCTGGCCCTGGCCGAGGCCGCCGGCGGAAAGGCCGTGATCCTGCCGCGCATGCTCAGCGAATCCGAGTGGGTCCACCAGCTCCATGCACGGCTGCACCGGCTTCCAGCCCGCCAGCCAGGTCAACTCGACCGTGTGGGCCTGCTTTACGAGGTCATCGAGCAGCAACACGCTACCGGCCAGGGGCTTCTGTCGCGCATGCCCATGGACCGCAAGGCCCTATTCCCATGGTGCCTGCGCCTGGCTGAACTGATCGAGGAATTCCTGCGCGCGGGCCGCCGGCCCGAAGACCTTCCGGGCATGGAAGACGAGGTGCAGCCCTGGGCAGCGGCCCTGCTGGAGCGACTGAGCGGCATCTTTGATACTTACTTGCGCATCATGGAAGAACGAAACCTGGCCACGCCGGGCATGGAATCATGGCGCGTGGCCCAGCGCGCGGACGAGGCCGCGAGCCTTTTGGCCCAATCCCGTGCGCCCGTGGTCCTGGCCGGTTTCTATGCCCTGCCAGGCGCGCACGAACGGATTTTTCGCAGCGTATGGCGGCGCGGACTGGCTACGCTGGTTTGGCACACGGACCCGGCCCTGGCCGAAGGGAAATGCGGACACTGGTCCGCGCAGGCGCATGCGGATCTGCTCAAACGCTGGGGAGTGCGCGCGGAGTTGTATCCTGCTGCGGCGGACGAAGAGCAGCCCGCGAGTATCCGCTTCCATCAGGGCTTCGACCTGCACTCGCAGCTCACGGCCCTGCGCGACGAACTCCAGGAGAATCAGGACGCCGAGGAAACAACCGACACGGCGGTGATCATCCCGGACGAGGGCATGCTCGTGCCTGTGCTGCACCACCTGCCCGACCGCGACGTGAACGTGACCATGGGCTATCCGCTCACGCGCACCTCGCTCTATGACCTGCTGGAGACGGTGTTGCGCCTGCAGGAGACGTCCGAAGGTCCTGGCCGCTATTACTGGCGCGAGGTGATCAACCTGCTGCGCCATCCCTACCTCAAAATGCTGCGCCTGGACGAACGCGAGCCTCTGCGCCTGGCCTTCCACGCCATGGAAGAGGAGGTTCGCCGAGGGGAAAAGTATCTCGATCCCCTGGCCTTGCCCGTGCCGGACACCGCCTACCCCGAAGGCCTGGAGCCGGAGGCTGTCGAAGACTTGCGCCAGGAGGTGCTTCACGCCTGCTTGACCGCCTTCGAAAACGTCGAAACCTTGGCTGGCTTGGCTTCAGCCTTACGCGGTTTACTGAGTATCCTGCGCACCTACGGTTCCGATCTTTGGCGAATCTTCCTCATAGATGCCGAATGCCTGGATCGTGTGCTGCGCGGGGTCATTCCCGAGTTGGAATCCAGCACCATCAGCGAGCAGAGCCTTCCACGCGACACGATTTTCTCCCTGCTGCGCCGCTACGCCAGGGAAAAGCGCGTCGCCTTCGAGGCCGACCCGATCACGGGCCTGCAGGTCATGGGCTTTTTGGAAACGCGCCTGCTGAACTTCCGCAAGCTTTACGTGCTCGACGCCACCGAGGAGAAAATACCCGGTGCGCCCGCGGGCGACCCTCTGCTGCCCGATCCCTTGCGCCACCGCCTGGGACTGCCGAATAGCCGCGAGCGCGACTACGTATCGGCGTATACGTTTTACCGCCTGGTACGTGCGAGCAAGCAAACGCTCATCCTCTACCAGAGCGGCGTGCAACCCGGCGGAATTCTGGACGGCAAGGCCCTGCGCAGCCGTTTTATTGAGCAGCTGTTATGGGAGGAGGAACGCAAATCCGGCAGGATCATCAAGCCGGGACAGCCACCGTTATCCGTATCCCTGCCTACCGTACGCCCCCTGACCTTGCACGGGCATGGCCTGGCCAAGGCAGAGGCGCTGCAGGATCGGCTGCTCGGGCGACTGCAGGGCAAGGTTTCGTCGTCCCTGCTGGATTGCTACCTTGGTTGTCCCTTGCGCTTCTTCTATCAGTATCTCACCCCGCTCAAGGCCGTGGAGGAAGTTGGCGAAGACGGCGATCCCATGGAGCTGGGCAATCTCGTGCACGAGGTGCTGCGGGAGTTCCTGCTGCCATACAAGGGGCGACCGCTGCCTGCCGGTGCGTTGGATCCCGCTGCGCTGAGTGGTCTGTTCCTGGAGAGATTACGGCAAGCGCCCTTCTACCTCCAGCTCGGACAGGACGGCCGCCTGTCCCTGGAACGCACCGGACCGCACCGCATGGCCCTGTTCGCCCGCGGCACGCCCGAAACTCTCATCCGTGAGTTGGAGCTGCCCGTGCGCGCCTCCTTCTCCCTCGACGGTCGGGAATACCTGCTGGAGGGACGCCTCGACCGCGTGGACGAGCGCGAGGGCGGCGACGTTATCCTTGATTACAAGACAGGCTCCCCGCCAAGCCCCAGCCAAGCTCTGTTCCTGGATGAAGAGCTGTGGACGCGTATGGACTCCTGGCGGTCCGGCAGCGACCCGCAGCTGCTGGGAGAGCTGTCCGCTGCTGTGGGCAGTCTGCAGATGCCCACCTACCTTTACCTGTACAACCAGATTTCAGGCCGTACCGCCAGCGAGGCTGCCTGGGTCTCCCTGCGCGATACGGGCGGAGAGCGGCGCTTCTTCCCCGCAGCCATGGGGCCGGAAGCCCGATTGGAGTTCATATCGTCCCGCGTACCGCGCTTGTTGGCCTTTTGCCTGCGGCATATGACTAACGAAGAAACCATTAAGGCGCGGCCAAGCCGGCGCTGCGCTTGGTGCCCATACAGCGCGGCCTGCGACTCGCCCCACAGAGGAGGGTATAAATGA